GGAGTTTCGAGAGCTTCCAAATAGCTCAAAACTTAACAACTGAACCAAACGATGCAAGGCTAATATATTTTGCACTACAAAAAggatcaaaagaaaaaaaaaaaaacacaactgGAAACAGGGAGTATAACAGATTGACAAAAATCCCTATTCCATACAATTGCAAAATATCAAAGACAAAATATCACCACTTTTAACTGGAATCTTTGCAGCTGTTTGCTAAGAGCAAAGCCAGTTCTATGCTCGCCCTTGAGGATGGGAATGGGAAAATACAGCAATGAGAGTCATCAAGGGAAAATCTTGCGTCGGCGGCGAGGAGTCTCCCTCCTCACATACGTTTTTTCCATTTCGTTCAAGGCTCTGCTGGAGCCGTCGGGTAAGCTCACAAATTTCCAACCACCGCCACCTCCACGCTTCCCACGAGGCCCCATTTTCTCAACTGTAAAACTCCATCCATCCGAAGGCCGCCTCCTGCTATATTTGTGGCACTTTACCTCTGCTGCCATCTGTACATGGGCCACGGAACATCATCATCAGTTAAAGGTTTTGAGTGGTTATGGATAAAAGAATTACATACCACTATAAGTTGGAAAATTGACAAAAATAGAGCACAAATAAGTATGTGATTTGTGGGATGGGATCAGCTTATAATTAATCAATAAGATCACCCAATATTCCAGTTCGATATTGTATGACAAATACTACTCTAGCTTCCAGGCTTTGCTATTCCCTGCTACTGCAGTAAGGCTGAATGCAAATTCAAAACGGCATAAAGAACCATGAAATTTTTAACCTATAAAACCATTAAAACAACAAGAAtgacaaaagaagaagaagaaaaagggcaGGATtcattttatttatcatttttttcctAGGCAAAGGCAGAGAGCATGTGGTACTATTTTGGTTTCTACCAGGCAAGAGCTTGCAGAATTCACCTTTTTCTTGTTGAAGTTCATCCTTTGCACAAATTCTTGATATAACATTTCATCTTCCTTCATAGATATCTCATAATGAACCTCATCTGGGTCTCTGGTGGTGCCGTCCCAAGCCTCTGGCATAACCTTGAATTTAGGTTTGTATGGAAGGGATGCCACATGGAATTCCCTGTCATGAGAATTAAAAAATCTGCAATGCGGAAAGAATTAGATTCCAAGGGCGAGTTGCTGGAATATTTCCTCAACCTCCTCATTCTATGAGCACACATTTTacttctaaaaataaataaatagaagttCCTCATTGACAATGCAAGCACAACAGATGTAAATGTATTTTGCAGGAAAGAGAAGACCACAATACATCACTTCaattcaatatttgtataaatgAATGGTTTCTACAggtataaatatgaaaaattcttaacaaaattaccaaaaatagaaaattgaatTAAAAGATATTGCAGGAAGAGTGTTCTCATTGGGGCACTAGTGGCAATAATATGGTGGTCGGGCAGCAGAGTAGGGCAGTGATTGGTGGCAGGATGTGGTGGTGGTAATGGCCATGGTGGGTAGAAGTGAGTAGTAGAACATGTGAGTGATGGTACAAGAAAGGGTTGAGAGTTTTAGATTACATCCAAATTCACCCAAATCACTTGTTGCAAGATGCCACAAGACCAATACTCTTGAGGGCAGTATTAGTATGAGATCCTATCATCAAAAAAATTGGGGATAAAAAATGGCTCTTCAAAAGCGTGAGTACCTCGCTAAAGGTGGTAGATTAACCCTCGCTAAAAGCACCTCTTCAACCTCCCAATTTACTTAGTGCTCCTGCTCCCTATTCCTCATTCTATGGCCAATAGATTGGAAGACATTCAAAAAAGATTTCCTAGGGAAAATACAGGGGAGGTTTGTAAGTTCCTTTTGGTTAAATGAGATGTTGTCCAGCAACCAATCCCGAAAGGTGGCTTGGGTCTGAAATCTCTCATGCTTTTCCTCAAGGCTAGATGGTTGTAGAGATGCATGAACAAGGAGTTCCTTTGGAGAAACATTATTGCTTTAAAGTATGGGCTCAAACACAATGAGTAGACATCCAGTGAGCCTAGGCAATCCCATGGGATTAGTGTTTGGAAGGCGATTAAAAAAGAGCGGGATGATTTTTTTCATCCTTATTCACTTCCATGTTGGAAATGGGAACAACACTTTCTTTTGGCATGTCAATTGATGCGGCTCTTCTCCTGAGTTCTCAATTTCCAGTCATTTTTAAATGCTATAAAAGAGGAAGGGGGGGTGAAGGTGGGTGGGTGGATGGAT
This genomic stretch from Malania oleifera isolate guangnan ecotype guangnan chromosome 3, ASM2987363v1, whole genome shotgun sequence harbors:
- the LOC131150940 gene encoding protein GAMETE CELL DEFECTIVE 1, mitochondrial-like, with translation MPEAWDGTTRDPDEVHYEISMKEDEMLYQEFVQRMNFNKKKMAAEVKCHKYSRRRPSDGWSFTVEKMGPRGKRGGGGGWKFVSLPDGSSRALNEMEKTYVRRETPRRRRKIFP